In the genome of Carassius carassius chromosome 47, fCarCar2.1, whole genome shotgun sequence, one region contains:
- the LOC132130525 gene encoding olfactory receptor 8G17: MENLTYNSFFLELEGLKVSEEAMYPAFLFFLLFYVIIMVSNIGIFILIIGHRSLHEPMYMLFCNLPLNDILGNSIMIPRLLMDIIKRPSERYISYVECVVQAFSTHTYGTTSHTILIIMAFDRYVAICHPLRYQTILTQKMVITLSTLAWGVALLFISILIGLTLRLNRCRTFISNPFCDNASLFKLSCEDVTVNNLYGLIYTVLLFGSSMGSIAITYIKIVTVCLITKSKTLNSRALKTCSTHLALYLIMLISGFIVIVLHRFPAYSDYRKLSSLLFHIIPSILNPIIYGLQCTEIRQVLIQVVQLKKKVGP, encoded by the coding sequence atggagAATCTGACATACAACAGCTTTTTTTTGGAATTAGAAGGATTAAAGGTGTCGGAGGAGGCCATGTATCCTGCTTTTTTATTCTTCCTTCTTTTCTATGTAATAATTATGGTGTCCAACATTGGAATATTCATTCTCATAATAGGACACAGAAGCCTACATGAGCCAATGTACATGCTATTCTGCAACTTGCCATTGAATGACATCCTTGGCAATTCCATCATGATTCCTCGGCTGCTCATGGACATTATAAAGCGACCATCTGAGCGCTACATCAGTTATGTTGAGTGTGTTGTACAAGCTTTTTCTACACACACGTATGGCACAACCTCCCATACTATACTAATAATCATGGCTTTTGACAGATATGTGGCCATATGCCATCCACTCCGGTACCAAACCATATTGACACAAAAAATGGTCATCACACTGTCAACTTTAGCTTGGGGTGTAGCGTTACTTTTCATTAGCATCTTGATAGGCCTTACTCTAAGGCTCAACCGTTGTAGAACTTTCATATCAAATCCTTTTTGTGATAATGCATCTTTGTTTAAATTATCTTGTGAGGATGTGACTGTCAATAACTTGTATGGGCTGATATACACAGTACTGCTGTTTGGTTCTTCTATGGGAAGTATAGCGATTACATACATTAAAATAGTCACTGTTTGCTTAATAACTAAGAGTAAAACTTTAAACAGCCGTGCATTGAAAACCTGCAGCACTCACTTGGCTCTCTACTTGATTATGCTCATCAGTGGGTTTATTGTTATAGTGCTACATCGCTTTCCTGCCTATTCAGATTACAGGAAACTGTCTTCTCTGCTGTTTCATATTATTCCAAGCATTTTGAATCCGATCATTTATGGGCTGCAGTGCACTGAGATTAGACAGGTCCTGATTCAGGtggtgcagttaaaaaaaaaagtagggccatga